CATTAAACCCAAAAAAACCACCATTGTTGCATACATATATAATTGATTCAATGAAGATATATACTATTGTAATACTATTTTTCCTAAGAAATGTCGGAGAAAATGTAATATTAGCTCAAACAAACGTAAAAAACCATCTAAGTACATTGTGGTGCTACAAGTATGTACACCAAGATTATGTTGGTCCGATGAGGTTAGGTGGCCGGCCTTGCTTAGGGCCGGGTTGTTATCATGTATCGTCACCAATCCACAGTCCAGCGACGCATCAGTCTTATACACCACCACCAGAGGCATCACTCCCATCTCTACCCTCGCCAGCACCACCTCCACCTTATCCAATAAAGAAAAAGTTCACGCCGCCACAAAAACCGCCTCCCGTCCCTCCTTTGTAGTGCAAAACAATGTTATGTACCTCCATTGGCcatttcaataaaaaaaaaaaaaaaaacttggtgTGAGAGAGACGCGTATTCTTTTTTACGAAAACATTTTAAATACAACATATATCACCCTaaccgaagaagaagaagaaagacgACGACAACAACGACAAGGGGTGAACAAATTTGTTAGTTGTGCTTCTCCGCATTCCTTTCGGAAAACTTTCCGATTACTGTTATTaatgttattaatttttatttgttgGCCAAAACTAATATTTTATCTAAGATATACGGAGCAATTCGAATTATCTACATATTATAAAAGCCGAGTTTTTTTAAGCTTTCTGATTGACCGAGAGATTTTAAGAAAACATGCATTTATTTTGTTAGTGATGGGCCCCATTtgaaaaaaacaaattaattaacTTCAGTCATTTTCTTTTGTACGTTTAGTTTTACAAATTTATATTTGTATTTTTTATATCTAGCTTAGTGTATTTATGAACGTGATGTTTACTCTTTTCACGTTTCTTAGTAAAACTCATTATTAAAAATACCTGTGCACTTTTTCCACcgggattaaaactagttatTTGTAAAATGAATAGAGCGGTAATGAGAGATTGTGTTAAAGAGCTAATCTCTTCCAAAATAAACGTAAAATACTTAAATGTCCTTTCCAATCTCTACGATTACCGTCTCTTCTAAGTTTTTGTGCTAATGGAATCACTAGCAATAATTAGGATTAAAAATAATATGGAGTACCCGTACTAAATTAGATTGTATAAGTGTTTGAGAATATCATGTGTTGTCTTAATTAGATGTTTGTATACACTTTACTCGTCAATATAGGTGACACTTGGGTTCTGAACATGACATTCTCAATTTAAGGCCTTGTTTTTCTTGGTTAAatagagttgaactgaactgaattgagctAAAATAAGCTGAACCAAATGAAGTGAGCTAAGATGAATAGAGTTAAATAGAGATGAATAAAAAAGGAAGCATAATGGATCTTACTTTGTGAAAATACGAGTATTAATTAATCGGTTTATCTAACTCTTGCACAAAAACGAGTGGGACAATGAGTAATTTAATACTCAGAGTAACCCAAATAGAAGAGACGGTAACACAATATATTTACGAATGATCAGACTGACCCGTTTGTCAGGTCCGACGTTTCTATAGCATAAGACCAGACCCAATAAAAGAGTAACCTAAATTAATCTCTATATATTATttctttttaatttattttgggTACTTACTATTTTAGAATAATTACCGGCATATTTAAATCGGTCAATTATCAATACAAAATATTAagttattaaaataaatatttattttaCATGTTTGTTGTATTTTAATTGGACTGATTGTTATTGGGTTGGTCTTACACATATAACTGTCTTATATAAAAATTTGTGTTTAATTTTTCATCCTTTAGGCAAGACCTGACAAACGGGTCAGGTAAATTTGGGTTTGGATTATTTAGACCGGGTTGAGTCATTTTTGGGTGGGTTGTTTTCGAGTTATTTGGGAATAACAATCGGTTTCTGGTCAATTTTGGTTTCAGATCAGATTTGGGTCCTCAATTCGGGTGCGGGTCGGGTCTACTTTAGGCCCATTTTTCCTATGTTTTCTCTTTCGATAGCATTGCACCTTGTAGCATCCATTTCAGCCGCTTTCACTCAAATTCTCAACATTTACTCTGTTCTTCATCATCAAAGGAAGCTGCttcattaattttattttaatcatcatcatcatcaattcatcagGTTATATAATTCTTTAATTCTCAACATTTAATTTCCTTCATTTACTTTATTTTAATCTATATAATACCAGACAATCTGTTACGGAGCTTATAAATTATAATGTATCGGATTTCGCGCCGTAGTCTAATTCTGCCAATTCAATGTTATAAGATGAGATATACCAATTTCTCCAAGTTTCGATCTTTTTGTGTTTATCATTCTGGATCATTCTCCGTATCGGAATCGGAAAATAGTTCTGTTTCGATATCCAACTTGCTGGAAGAGTACTTAAATTCGGCTTCTCCGTCTCCGTCTCCGTCTCTGTCTCCGTTTCATGGGTTAAACATTCACAGCCGTATCGTTAAAACTGGTTGTCACTCTAATTTGGATATCAATattaaactcctaatactccattTGAAATTCGGTTCAGTTAATTATGCCCGCCAGTTGTTCGATGAAATGTCGCAACCAGCTTTATCTGCGTATATTTATTTGCTTAATGCTTATGTAAAGCATGGACAAATTACCGAGGCATTTGATTTGGTTAAGCAGATTTGCACTTCAGGGTTAAAGCCAGATAGTTTTTTACATTCGTTAATTTTGAAAGCGTGGGCTGCGTTACCTCGTTCTTTGTTTTTGGCGCGTGATTTTGGTAAACAGGTGCATGCTCAGATTATATATGGTGGTGATAGTAATAGTGATATTAGGGTTTTTGAAACGTTAATTGATTCGTATGTTAAATCTGGAAAGATTGATTATGCTAGACGGTTGTTTGATAGGGTGTTGATAAATCCGAATGTGGTGTGCTCTACTTCGTTGATATCTGGCTATATGAACGCTGGTCGTTTTGATGAGGCGGAGACCGTGTTTAAAAGTATAGATGAAAAAGATGTTGGGGTTTTTAATGCTATGATCGAGGGTTACAGTAAATCAACTGATACAGCAAAGAAGGCGGTTGAAATGTATTTTGACATGCTGAGATTAGGTTTCCTTCCGACTGATTCCACCATTACGAGCCTTCTTGGAGCTTGTTCTTTGTTGGCCTCGCCTAAAGTTGGTCGACAAGTACATAGTCATTTGATGACGATCCTGGATTGTATGGATGTGGAGATTGGAAGTGCTGTCATAGATATGTATTGTAAATGTGGAAATGTCGGTGATGCTCGTCGGATATTTGATAACATGCCTGAAAAGAATGAATATTCTTGGACATCAATGATTGATGGGTATGGGAGACTTGGAACACCAAGTGAAGTGATGGAAATGTTTACGAAGATGCAAGAAGAGGCCCATATTAAGCCTAATTACGTCACTTTTTTATGCGCTCTTTCTGCTTGTGCGCATGCTGGGTTGGTAAGCAAAGGCTGGGATATATTTGAAAGTATGGAGAGAAAATATTCTTTGAAGCCTCAGATGGAGCACTATGCTTGTATGGTTGATCTGTTAGGACGCTCGGGGAGACTAAAGCAAGCGTGGGCGTTTGTAATGAGAATGCCAGAAAATCCGAATTCAGATGTTTGGGCTGCTTTGCTCAGTTCAGCGAGACTGCAAGGTGACATGGAGATGGCAGGGGTAGCTGTTGATGAACTTTTCAAATTGGGGGCCTTGTCGAAACCTCTGGCTGAGACTAGGAAGGGGGACTGTGTTGATGAACTTCGAGAGATTGGAATAGATGACACTCTGGAAAAAGAGCCCACTCAAAGCGTGATATCGAAGGATACAGGCTGCGGAGATGACTCTGTGGAAAGGATAGAGACCATTCAAATAGACGACACTCTGGAAAAGAAAGAGCCCACCCAAGGCGTGATATCGGAAGATACAGGCTTTAGTTTGACTTCTGTAGATGACTCTCTGAAAAAGAACGAGATCATTCAAATAGATGACACTCTGGAAAAGAAAGAGCCCACTCAAAGCGTGATATTGAAAGATACAAGTGTTAGTTGGACTGGAGTAGATGACTCTCTAGAAAAGAAAGAGACGATTCAAATAGATGACACTCTGGAAAAGAAAGAGCCCACTGAAAGCGTGAAATCGGAAGATACAGAATTAAGTTGGACTCGAGTATTTGACACTCTGAAAAAGAGAGGGGCCATTCAAATAGATGACACTCTGGAAAAGAAAGAGCCCACTCAAAGTGTGATACCGGAAAGTATAGGCTTTAGTTGTACTGGAGTAGATGACTGTCTGGAAGAGAAA
This sequence is a window from Silene latifolia isolate original U9 population chromosome 8, ASM4854445v1, whole genome shotgun sequence. Protein-coding genes within it:
- the LOC141596151 gene encoding pentatricopeptide repeat-containing protein At1g28690, mitochondrial-like — encoded protein: MYRISRRSLILPIQCYKMRYTNFSKFRSFCVYHSGSFSVSESENSSVSISNLLEEYLNSASPSPSPSLSPFHGLNIHSRIVKTGCHSNLDINIKLLILHLKFGSVNYARQLFDEMSQPALSAYIYLLNAYVKHGQITEAFDLVKQICTSGLKPDSFLHSLILKAWAALPRSLFLARDFGKQVHAQIIYGGDSNSDIRVFETLIDSYVKSGKIDYARRLFDRVLINPNVVCSTSLISGYMNAGRFDEAETVFKSIDEKDVGVFNAMIEGYSKSTDTAKKAVEMYFDMLRLGFLPTDSTITSLLGACSLLASPKVGRQVHSHLMTILDCMDVEIGSAVIDMYCKCGNVGDARRIFDNMPEKNEYSWTSMIDGYGRLGTPSEVMEMFTKMQEEAHIKPNYVTFLCALSACAHAGLVSKGWDIFESMERKYSLKPQMEHYACMVDLLGRSGRLKQAWAFVMRMPENPNSDVWAALLSSARLQGDMEMAGVAVDELFKLGALSKPLAETRKGDCVDELREIGIDDTLEKEPTQSVISKDTGCGDDSVERIETIQIDDTLEKKEPTQGVISEDTGFSLTSVDDSLKKNEIIQIDDTLEKKEPTQSVILKDTSVSWTGVDDSLEKKETIQIDDTLEKKEPTESVKSEDTELSWTRVFDTLKKRGAIQIDDTLEKKEPTQSVIPESIGFSCTGVDDCLEEKETMQMEDFAIELQDSDSDSN